The following proteins come from a genomic window of Bactrocera tryoni isolate S06 chromosome 1, CSIRO_BtryS06_freeze2, whole genome shotgun sequence:
- the LOC120782472 gene encoding BUD13 homolog, protein MSSHAATKIDQKEYLKKYLSGDKVKKKKKDKKHKKEFGAAKVKIIDDDVAYNQTQEEFDEELILGGEDAPQIVGEYIEEVSSAANAPKWRSIVVKDEPIEENASNANSKPKEDLWGPKQIKRKIKDEFSPPRRDKHIDLHQSTPDNSPPRRKDNDKASRKQRRNNTSPEESEFRQNRHSLHRQIAKGERYSSNQSPPRKIEYISKHTHRSRNQRTPDNSPPTRSNQNDDQSPQRRRKGTPDKSPSRRRKGTPDKSPPRRCKYTPDCSPLRRRKGTPDKSPPKRDNQIKETYNGRQHSNQSHKRHNSRPNSTRSRSPQKVSSKGNNGSPYREINRFNRKHVDRSSKSDQSPPRKESQKLTKSRKSKSSSVDLSPQRRNKRNSSSDQSPPRRKDLQKSRKRSISPTRRNGRNSSDQSPPRRYYGKRQNSFSPVLIKREKVSPKQSPSRARQAAVKKERSSSPPQKHSRWSKMEQRDSESPPPTHKPKATKTLDGKKAGLQDAKALTHETEERRRREERMYNEMSKEVSGRDAEVRVRSTGRKGQRARDAEAEDPEVRKRKEEHERKKKEKYDRWGKGLKQVEEHRQRTEAENYEGSKPLARYENDKDLDNFLRDQERAEDPMLEYMRKKKKERQKEEGSLAEIPKYEGSYPENRFGIRPGYRWDGVDRSNGFEKKWFDVQNEKRALQVEAYLYSVEDM, encoded by the coding sequence atgtCTTCACATGCGGCTACCAAGATTGAccaaaaagaatatttaaagaaatatttatccGGCGAtaaagtgaaaaagaaaaagaaggacAAGAAGCATAAGAAAGAGTTTGGCGCCGCTAAAGTGAAAATCATTGATGACGATGTCGCTTATAATCAAACGCAGGAGGAATTCGATGAGGAACTTATTCTAGGTGGTGAAGATGCGCCACAAATTGTTGGTGAATATATAGAAGAAGTTAGCAGTGCTGCAAATGCACCCAAATGGCGCAGCATTGTTGTGAAGGATGAACCTATTGAGGAAAATGCAAGCAATGCTAATAGTAAGCCAAAAGAGGATTTGTGGGGTCCTAAAcaaataaaacgtaaaataaaGGACGAATTTTCACCGCCACGTCGTGATAAACATATAGACTTGCATCAAAGTACACCGGACAACTCACCTCCAAGGCGGAAAGATAATGATAAGGCGTCGCGTAAGCAAAGAAGAAATAATACATCGCCGGAAGAAAGTGAATTTAGACAAAATCGACATTCACTACATCGTCAAATAGCTAAAGGCGAAAGATATTCATCTAATCAAAGCCCACCAAGAAAAATTGAATACATATCGAAACATACGCACAGAAGTAGAAATCAACGCACACCTGACAATAGTCCACCTACAAGGAGCAATCAAAATGATGATCAAAGTCCTCAAAGACGACGTAAAGGAACTCCTGATAAAAGTCCTTCAAGAAGACGTAAAGGAACTCCTGATAAAAGTCCTCCAAGAAGATGTAAGTACACTCCTGATTGTAGTCCTCTGAGAAGACGTAAAGGTACTCCTGATAAAAGTCCGCCGAAAAGAGATAATCAAATTAAAGAAACATATAATGGACGTCAACATTCAAACCAAAGCCATAAGAGACACAATTCTCGTCCGAATTCAACGAGAAGTCGATCACCACAAAAAGTCTCGTCCAAAGGAAATAATGGTTCACCTTATAGAGAAATAAATCGATTTAATCGAAAGCATGTGGATAGATCTTCTAAATCTGACCAAAGCCCACCTAGAAAAGAAAGCCAAAAGCTGacaaaaagtcgaaaaagtaaaagtagCAGCGTTGATCTGAGTCCACAACGTCGTAATAAGCGGAATTCATCGTCTGATCAGTCCCCACCAAGGCGAAAGGATTTACAAAAAAGTAGAAAGCGAAGTATTTCACCAACAAGGAGAAATGGAAGAAATTCAAGTGATCAATCGCCTCCAAGGCGTTACTATGGTAAGCGCCAAAATAGCTTTTCACCAGTTCTCATAAAACGTGAGAAAGTTTCGCCAAAACAATCACCATCAAGAGCACGTCAAGCTGCTGTGAAAAAAGAGCGCTCATCATCGCCACCACAAAAACATAGTCGGTGGTCTAAGATGGAACAAAGAGACAGCGAATCTCCACCACCAACACATAAACCAAAAGCAACTAAAACACTCGATGGTAAGAAAGCTGGTCTGCAAGATGCAAAAGCACTAACACATGAAACGGAAGAACGTCGCCGTAGAGAGGAACGCATGTACAATGAAATGTCTAAAGAAGTGTCTGGACGGGATGCTGAGGTGAGGGTGCGTAGCACGGGACGAAAAGGTCAACGTGCACGTGACGCTGAAGCAGAAGATCCTGAGGTGCGGAAACGAAAAGAAGAACATGAGCGcaagaaaaaagagaaatatgATCGTTGGGGCAAAGGTTTGAAGCAAGTTGAAGAGCATCGACAACGGACTGAAGCTGAGAACTACGAAGGTAGTAAACCCTTGGCGCGCTATGAAAACGACAAAGATTTGGATAATTTTCTACGTGACCAAGAGCGCGCTGAAGATCCAATGTTAGAGTATAtgcgaaaaaagaaaaaggagCGTCAAAAGGAGGAGGGATCTTTGGCCGAAATACCCAAATACGAAGGTTCCTATCCAGAAAATCGTTTCGGTATACGTCCCGGTTATAGATGGGATGGCGTTGACAGgtcaaatggttttgaaaagAAGTGGTTTGATGTCCAAAATGAGAAACGTGCGCTCCAGGTAGAAGCATATCTGTACAGTGTGGAGGATATGTGA